Proteins encoded together in one Chitinophaga sp. LS1 window:
- a CDS encoding S41 family peptidase, translating into MSNRKLNVFLPLLLAVVLALGMYLGHKMPGSNTGAQTLLFSRVDKGPLQEVMDLLKVKYVDTLQLGDLQQEAIEGLLTHLDPHSIYIPPSSVEEVNEDLDGNFQGIGVEFNITGDTVNVISVIAGGPSETAGVQTGDKIIKVNDSLVAGNNITSDKIRQLLRGPKGSKVMVTMMRNHELRPIQITRGIIPLYSVDASYMATPEIGYIKISKFSGTTFDEFMAALRNLQKQKMTKLVIDLRQNPGGYLDAATRIADELLDDNKLILYTKGKSYPRTDYKCEKPGLFEHGALAILTDEGSASASEILAGAVQDWDRGTIIGRRTFGKGLVQEQFDLSNGGALRLTVARYYTPSGRSIQKSYANGREAYDEDILNRFNHGEFVNQDSIKVLDTVKYKTANGRVVYGGGGITPDLFIPFDTSRFSPVISSMYSRSAFSNFVYQYYIGHKDEFKQYKDASQFVNQYQVPASIMSAFKSYAERDSIKGLSGLKPHDEIEIQNRLKAILARQIWSYEGYWESLNQNDGMMKKAIEVLNKEKND; encoded by the coding sequence ATGTCGAACAGGAAATTGAATGTTTTTTTACCATTACTTTTAGCCGTAGTACTGGCATTGGGAATGTATCTGGGCCATAAAATGCCGGGGTCTAACACCGGAGCGCAAACGCTCCTCTTTAGCCGGGTAGACAAGGGACCTTTACAGGAAGTCATGGACCTTCTCAAAGTGAAATATGTTGATACCCTGCAACTGGGCGATCTGCAACAGGAAGCTATCGAAGGCCTCCTCACCCACCTTGACCCCCACTCTATCTATATCCCCCCTTCCAGTGTGGAAGAGGTGAATGAAGATCTGGATGGCAACTTCCAGGGCATCGGTGTGGAATTCAACATTACCGGAGACACTGTTAATGTTATCTCCGTCATCGCCGGTGGTCCTTCAGAGACGGCTGGTGTACAGACCGGCGATAAGATCATCAAGGTAAATGACAGCCTGGTAGCGGGTAATAATATTACCAGCGACAAGATCCGTCAGCTACTGCGGGGCCCGAAAGGTTCCAAAGTAATGGTGACCATGATGCGTAACCATGAGCTGCGTCCTATCCAGATCACCAGGGGCATCATTCCACTGTATAGCGTGGATGCCAGTTATATGGCCACTCCTGAGATCGGGTATATTAAAATAAGTAAGTTCAGCGGCACTACTTTCGATGAATTCATGGCTGCACTGCGCAACCTGCAAAAGCAAAAGATGACGAAGCTGGTGATCGACCTGCGTCAGAATCCAGGTGGCTACCTCGATGCAGCTACCCGTATTGCAGACGAACTGCTGGATGATAATAAACTGATCCTTTATACAAAAGGTAAGAGCTATCCCCGTACAGATTATAAATGTGAGAAACCTGGTTTGTTTGAACATGGTGCACTCGCTATCCTGACGGACGAAGGTTCTGCAAGTGCCAGCGAAATACTGGCAGGTGCTGTACAGGATTGGGATCGCGGTACCATCATCGGCCGTCGTACATTTGGTAAAGGCCTGGTACAGGAACAGTTCGATCTGAGCAACGGTGGTGCACTGCGTCTTACTGTAGCCCGCTACTACACCCCTTCTGGCAGAAGTATTCAGAAGTCGTACGCCAATGGTCGCGAGGCATATGATGAAGATATCCTAAACCGTTTCAATCATGGTGAATTTGTAAACCAGGATAGCATCAAAGTACTGGATACCGTAAAATACAAGACGGCAAATGGAAGAGTGGTATATGGCGGTGGTGGTATTACACCGGACCTCTTCATACCATTTGATACCAGCCGTTTCTCACCGGTGATTTCAAGTATGTATTCCCGTAGTGCCTTCAGTAATTTTGTATATCAATATTACATTGGTCACAAAGATGAGTTCAAACAATATAAAGATGCATCACAGTTTGTAAACCAGTACCAGGTACCGGCCAGCATAATGAGTGCATTCAAGAGTTATGCAGAACGTGATAGTATAAAAGGTTTGAGTGGATTGAAACCGCATGATGAAATTGAAATACAAAACAGGTTGAAAGCAATATTAGCGAGACAGATTTGGAGTTATGAAGGATATTGGGAGTCGCTGAATCAGAATGATGGCATGATGAAGAAAGCAATAGAAGTGCTGAATAAAGAGAAAAACGATTAA
- a CDS encoding N-acetylglucosamine kinase, translating to MKIKLIADSGSTKADWCLTGGNETGHFATQGISPYFLSAQQIREILEKELLPQLPADVEIAEIFYYGTGCLQPKSVQIVQTALQSVWPHAAVDVKHDLMGAARALCGREPGIASILGTGSNSGFYDGTTIVKNNPGLGYVLGDEGSGAVLGKKLLQMYLYNSFDEELKSRFDYMYNTTNDEILENVYRKPLPNRYLAGFARFLGENRGHYIIENILEDGLNEFFFNHIYKYSESWTHPLHFTGSIAWNFRDILQELCELYELQLGRILRSPMEGLLEYHQI from the coding sequence ATGAAAATAAAGCTAATCGCAGATAGTGGGTCCACCAAGGCGGATTGGTGTTTAACGGGGGGCAATGAGACAGGACATTTTGCTACACAGGGCATCAGCCCTTATTTTTTAAGCGCTCAGCAGATCAGGGAAATCCTTGAAAAGGAGCTGTTACCACAGTTACCAGCAGATGTAGAGATTGCAGAAATCTTTTATTATGGAACCGGCTGTTTACAGCCAAAGAGTGTACAGATCGTACAAACAGCCCTACAATCTGTATGGCCACATGCTGCTGTTGATGTAAAACATGACCTGATGGGGGCTGCAAGGGCATTGTGTGGCAGAGAACCCGGTATAGCCAGTATTTTGGGTACAGGTTCCAATTCTGGTTTTTATGATGGCACAACCATTGTAAAGAATAATCCAGGACTGGGTTATGTACTGGGCGATGAAGGCAGTGGTGCCGTACTGGGCAAAAAGTTGTTGCAGATGTACCTCTACAACTCATTTGACGAGGAACTGAAGAGTCGCTTTGACTACATGTATAATACGACGAACGATGAAATCCTGGAAAATGTATACCGTAAACCATTGCCTAACCGTTACCTGGCTGGTTTTGCGCGTTTTTTGGGAGAGAACAGAGGGCACTATATCATAGAGAACATCCTCGAGGATGGGCTAAACGAGTTTTTTTTCAATCACATCTATAAATACAGCGAGAGCTGGACACATCCGCTGCACTTCACTGGTAGCATAGCCTGGAACTTCAGGGATATTCTGCAGGAGTTGTGCGAGCTGTATGAGCTGCAGCTGG